In a genomic window of Primulina huaijiensis isolate GDHJ02 chromosome 10, ASM1229523v2, whole genome shotgun sequence:
- the LOC140985571 gene encoding serine/threonine-protein kinase RIPK-like: MGIFKRELIFLSCFRPKSRRHLDSRNKVISKQSSNIRLSLSNISDPGPPSDLSNSVIASNLHIFTLKELDVITNHFSSSNFIGEGGFGPVHKGFIDDKCRPGLKAQPVAVKLLDLDGQQGHKEWLTEVVLLGQLRHPNLVRLIGYCCEDENRLLVYEYMARGNLENHLFRRYTSSLSWLTRIKIAVGAAKGLAFLHGEEKPVIYRDFKTSNILLDTDYAAKLSDFGLAKDGPEGDDTHVSTRVLGTHGYAAPEYVMTGHLTTMNDVYSFGVVLLEILTGKRAMDKKRHPREQNLVEWAKPYMKDHHKINRLMDPRLEGQYSTQGVKKIAALAHRCLNHKPKSRPNMNHVVKILESVMEYTDIPSGHFVYVAPIVEKIEKTPSEERQNRRKGYRHNHRLSSRAVYLDTASYNTSRDEIES; encoded by the exons ATGGGTATTTTCAAGAGAGAATTAATCTTTCTTTCTTGCTTTAGGCCCAAAAGCCGCCGCCACTTGGATTCAAGAAACAAAGTAATCTCTAAACAAAGTTCTAATATAAGGCTCTCACTTTCTAATATAAGCGATCCGGGGCCGCCTAGCGATCTCTCGAATTCTGTTATTGCATCCAATCTTCATATTTTCACCCTCAAAGAACTTGATGTGATCACGAATCATTTCTCGTCGAGCAATTTCATCGGAGAGGGAGGGTTCGGGCCGGTGCATAAAGGGTTCATTGATGATAAGTGCAGGCCTGGATTGAAGGCTCAGCCTGTTGCTGTCAAGTTGCTTGATTTGGATGGGCAGCAAGGCCACAAGGAGTGGTTG ACGGAAGTAGTCCTTCTGGGACAACTGAGGCACCCCAATCTCGTGAGGTTGATTGGCTATTGTTGTGAAGATGAGAACAGGCTTCTTGTTTATGAATACATGGCGAGAGGCAATTTAGAAAATCACCTCTTCAGGC GGTACACCAGTTCGTTGTCTTGGTTAACAAGGATAAAAATCGCAGTTGGTGCAGCGAAAGGTCTGGCTTTTCTTCACGGAGAAGAGAAACCGGTGATTTATCGCGATTTCAAGACTTCAAACATCTTACTCGACACT GATTACGCCGCCAAACTTTCTGACTTTGGGCTAGCTAAGGATGGCCCCGAGGGAGACGACACACATGTATCCACCCGTGTTTTGGGCACGCATGGATACGCTGCTCCAGAATATGTCATGACAG GTCATTTGACGACCATGAACGATGTATACAGCTTTGGAGTCGTTCTACTCGAGATACTAACGGGCAAACGAGCCATGGATAAAAAACGTCACCCCAGAGAGCAGAACCTGGTGGAATGGGCAAAACCTTACATGAAAGATCACCACAAGATCAACAGATTAATGGATCCACGACTAGAAGGGCAGTACTCGACCCAAGGAGTCAAGAAAATAGCCGCACTGGCTCACCGGTGCCTGAACCATAAACCAAAATCGAGGCCAAACATGAACCATGTAGTGAAAATCCTGGAATCCGTCATGGAATATACGGATATCCCATCTGGACACTTTGTTTATGTCGCTCCTATTGTGGAAAAAATCGAGAAAACACCGAGTGAAGAGCGACAAAACCGAAGGAAAGGTTATAGGCACAACCATAGGCTTAGCTCTCGTGCGGTTTACTTGGATACTGCTTCGTACAACACCTCGAGAGATGAAATAGAATCCTAA
- the LOC140986119 gene encoding exportin-T isoform X2: MDDLEKAILICFDEYGGVDSVLKSQAIAFIQQIKETPSICSICVEKLCFSKLVQVQFWCLQCLDEVLQIKYSSMSPEEKSFIRKSVFSMACYETVNGDGNNHVRVLDGPAFVKNKLAQVFVTLIYFEYPLIWPSVFIDFLPNLSKGTVVIDMFCRVLTALDDEIISFDYPRSGEEVVVSGRIKDAMRAQCVPQIVGAWYDIVSMYKNMDTELCASVLDSMRGYVLWIDIGLIANNTFTRLLFELMLVDGLPDQLRASAAGVVLAVVSKRMDPKPKLAILQSLQISRVFGLVADDTDLEFMSSLASLLTGYASEVLECFKHLTTEDGKEISLDLLNGVLPSVFHVLQNCEVDSAFSIVQFLSCYVGTMKSHSTLTETQLLHLGKILEVIRSLIQFDPMYRNNLDILDKIGREEEDRMVEFRKDIFVLLRNIGRVAPDVTHMFIRNSLDRAVSSSEDRNTEEVEAALSLFYALGESLNDDALRTGNGVLGELVPMLLSTRFPCHSNRLVALVYLETITRYMKFVQENSQYILMVLGAFLDERGIHHPNVNVSRRASYLFMRCVKLLKAKLVPYIETILQDTVAQFTRLNNSSKPSSGAEDGSHIYEAIGLLIGMENVSPEKQLEYLSSLLTPLCQQVDVVLSNAKSEESLSYVGSIQQIIIAINAISKGFSERLVTASRPAVGLMFKQTLDILLQVLVVFPKVEPVRCKVTSFIHRMVDTLGVSVFPYLPKALEQLLPESEPRELVGFLVLLNQLICKFNIGVHGILEEVYPVIAGRAFNILPRTDVLSGSGGGCTEEIRELQDLQRTFFTFLHVIAMHDLSSVFLSPKSRGYLDLMMQLLLYTCCNHKDILIKKACVQIIVRLIKDWCTGSCDKEKVPGFQSFIIEAFATNCCLLSVLDKSFEFRDANTLVLFGELVLAQKVMYETFGNDFIVHFVSKGLSNVHCPQDLAEQYYKKLQENDVKELKSFFQSLIEKLRLQQNGSLVFR; this comes from the exons ATGGATGACCTGGAAAAGgcaattttgatatgttttgatgAATATGGTGGGGTTGATTCGGTGCTAAAATCACAAGCTATTGCCTTTATTCAGCAAATTAAGGAGACCCCATCAATTTGTAGCATATGTGTGGAGAAACTGTGTTTCTCTAAGCTGGTTCAAGTTCAGTTTTGGTGTTTGCAGTGCCTCGATGAGGTGCTTCAGATTAAATATTCATCCATGAGCCCTGAGGAGAAGTCATTCATTAGAAAATCTGTGTTTTCAATGGCATGTTATGAGACTGTCAATGGCGATGGTAATAATCATGTGAGAGTATTAGACGGGCCGGCCTTTGTAAAAAATAAGCTGGCTCAGGTTTTCGTGACATTAATTTACTTTGAGTACCCATTAATTTGGCCATctgtttttattgatttcttgcCAAATTTAAGTAAAGGAACTGTGGTCATTGATATGTTTTGTCGCGTTTTGACTGCTCTGGATGAtgaaataataagttttgactaTCCACGCAGTGGTGAAGAGGTGGTGGTGTCGGGAAGGATCAAGGACGCAATGAGGGCTCAATGCGTGCCCCAGATTGTAGGGGCCTGGTATGATATTGTTTCCATGTATAAAAATATGGACACTGAGTTGTGTGCAAGTGTTTTGGATTCAATGAGGGGGTATGTTTTGTGGATTGATATTGGATTGATTGCAAATAATACATTTACCCGATTATTGTTTGAATTAATGTTGGTTGATGGATTGCCGGATCAACTACGTGCTTCTGCTGCTGGTGTTGTTCTTGCGGTTGTTTCAAAAAGGATGGATCCCAAACCAAAGCTTGCCATTCTGCAGAGCCTTCAAATATCAAGAGTTTTTGGATTAGTAGCAGATGATACTGACTTGGAGTTCATGTCCAGTTTAGCTTCTTTGCTCACGGGATATGCCTCTGAGGTTTTAGAATGTTTTAAGCACTTGACCACCGAGGATGGCAAGGAGATCTCGTTGGATCTCCTGAATGGGGTTTTACCTTCAGTTTTTCATGTCTTgcagaattgtgaagttgattCGGCTTTCAGCATTGTGCAGTTTCTCTCATGTTATGTTGGTACAATGAAGAGCCATTCAACATTGACAGAGACACAGCTGCTTCACCTGGGAAAGATCTTGGAAGTGATCCGGTCATTGATTCAGTTTGATCCCATGTATCGTAATAATCTGGACATATTGGACAAGATTGGGAGGGAAGAAGAAGATAGGATGGTGGAGTTTCGGAAGGATATATTTGTATTGCTTCGCAATATAGGTCGTGTTGCACCTGATGTAACCCATATGTTTATCAGAAACTCATTGGATCGAGCTGTTTCATCCTCTGAGGATAGAAACACTGAAGAAGTGGAAGCAGCTCTTTCTTTGTTTTATGCACTTGGAGAATCATTAAATGATGATGCACTGAGAACTGGCAATGGTGTACTAGGAGAATTGGTCCCGATGCTTTTATCCACAAGATTTCCATGCCATTCTAATAGGCTTGTTGCACTGGTGTATTTGGAGACGATAACAAGATATATGAAGTTTGTGCAGGAGAACAGTCAATATATTCTGATGGTATTGGGCGCCTTTCTCGATGAGAGAGGTATACACCATCCAAATGTCAATGTGAGTCGAAGAGCGAGCTATCTTTTCATGAGGTGTGTGAAATTGCTTAAAGCAAAGCTTGTACCTTACATTGAGACAATCTTGCAG GACACCGTGGCCCAATTTACAAGACTGAACAATTCATCGAAGCCATCCTCAGGGGCTGAAGATGGAAGCCATATCTATGAG GCAATAGGTTTGTTGATTGGGATGGAAAATGTATCTCCAGAGAAGCAATTGGAATATCTTTCTTCACTGCTTACTCCACTTTGTCAGCAG GTTGACGTCGTCCTCTCCAATGCCAAATCCGAGGAATCTCTTTCATATGTAGGAAGCATCCAGCAAATAATTATAGCAATTAATGCTATTAGCAAG GGATTTAGTGAGCGTCTCGTTACTGCAAGTCGCCCAGCTGTCGGTCTCATGTTCAAACAG ACATTGGATATTCTTCTACAAGTACTTGTCGTCTTCCCAAAAGTTGAACCTGTGCGGTGTAAG GTTACATCTTTCATTCACCGTATGGTGGACACTCTAGGAGTTTCTGTATTCCCTTATCTTCCAAAGGCACTGGAACAGTTGCTTCCAGAAAGTGAG CCAAGGGAACTGGTGGGTTTTTTGGTATTGCTTAATCAGCTCATCTGCAAATTTAATATCGGGGTTCATGGCATATTGGAAGAAGTCTACCCTGTTATTGCTGGCAGGGCATTCAATATTCTCCCCAGGACTGATGTTTTATCAGGATCTGGTGGCGGATGTACTGAG GAAATCCGTGAATTGCAAGATCTTCAGAGAACCTTTTTTACATTCCTACATGTGATTGCTATGCATGATCtttcatcagtttttctctctCCAAAAAGTAGAGGATACTTGGATTTGATGATGCAGTTGCTGTTATACACATGCTGTAATCATAAGGATATTCTGATAAAAAAG GCATGTGTTCAGATAATTGTCAGGCTAATCAAAGATTGGTGTACTGGTTCTTGTGACAAAGAGAAG GTACCTGGTTTCCAGAGTTTCATAATTGAGGCCTTTGCAACAAATTGCTGCCTGCTTAGTGTGCTTGATAAATCCTTCGAGTTTCGCGATGCAAATACC CTGGTCTTGTTTGGAGAACTTGTGTTGGCTCAAAAGGTCATGTATGAGACATTTGGCAACGATTTCATTGTTCATTTTGTTTCAAAAGGCTTATCAAATGTGCATTGCCCTCAAGACTTGGCTGAGCAGTACTACAAAAAGCTGCAG GAAAACGATGTTAAGGAGTTGAAATCTTTCTTCCAGTCACTCATTGAAAAGTTGAGACTCCAACAAAATGGCAGCTTGGTGTTCAGATAA
- the LOC140986119 gene encoding exportin-T isoform X1: protein MDDLEKAILICFDEYGGVDSVLKSQAIAFIQQIKETPSICSICVEKLCFSKLVQVQFWCLQCLDEVLQIKYSSMSPEEKSFIRKSVFSMACYETVNGDGNNHVRVLDGPAFVKNKLAQVFVTLIYFEYPLIWPSVFIDFLPNLSKGTVVIDMFCRVLTALDDEIISFDYPRSGEEVVVSGRIKDAMRAQCVPQIVGAWYDIVSMYKNMDTELCASVLDSMRGYVLWIDIGLIANNTFTRLLFELMLVDGLPDQLRASAAGVVLAVVSKRMDPKPKLAILQSLQISRVFGLVADDTDLEFMSSLASLLTGYASEVLECFKHLTTEDGKEISLDLLNGVLPSVFHVLQNCEVDSAFSIVQFLSCYVGTMKSHSTLTETQLLHLGKILEVIRSLIQFDPMYRNNLDILDKIGREEEDRMVEFRKDIFVLLRNIGRVAPDVTHMFIRNSLDRAVSSSEDRNTEEVEAALSLFYALGESLNDDALRTGNGVLGELVPMLLSTRFPCHSNRLVALVYLETITRYMKFVQENSQYILMVLGAFLDERGIHHPNVNVSRRASYLFMRCVKLLKAKLVPYIETILQSLQDTVAQFTRLNNSSKPSSGAEDGSHIYEAIGLLIGMENVSPEKQLEYLSSLLTPLCQQVDVVLSNAKSEESLSYVGSIQQIIIAINAISKGFSERLVTASRPAVGLMFKQTLDILLQVLVVFPKVEPVRCKVTSFIHRMVDTLGVSVFPYLPKALEQLLPESEPRELVGFLVLLNQLICKFNIGVHGILEEVYPVIAGRAFNILPRTDVLSGSGGGCTEEIRELQDLQRTFFTFLHVIAMHDLSSVFLSPKSRGYLDLMMQLLLYTCCNHKDILIKKACVQIIVRLIKDWCTGSCDKEKVPGFQSFIIEAFATNCCLLSVLDKSFEFRDANTLVLFGELVLAQKVMYETFGNDFIVHFVSKGLSNVHCPQDLAEQYYKKLQENDVKELKSFFQSLIEKLRLQQNGSLVFR from the exons ATGGATGACCTGGAAAAGgcaattttgatatgttttgatgAATATGGTGGGGTTGATTCGGTGCTAAAATCACAAGCTATTGCCTTTATTCAGCAAATTAAGGAGACCCCATCAATTTGTAGCATATGTGTGGAGAAACTGTGTTTCTCTAAGCTGGTTCAAGTTCAGTTTTGGTGTTTGCAGTGCCTCGATGAGGTGCTTCAGATTAAATATTCATCCATGAGCCCTGAGGAGAAGTCATTCATTAGAAAATCTGTGTTTTCAATGGCATGTTATGAGACTGTCAATGGCGATGGTAATAATCATGTGAGAGTATTAGACGGGCCGGCCTTTGTAAAAAATAAGCTGGCTCAGGTTTTCGTGACATTAATTTACTTTGAGTACCCATTAATTTGGCCATctgtttttattgatttcttgcCAAATTTAAGTAAAGGAACTGTGGTCATTGATATGTTTTGTCGCGTTTTGACTGCTCTGGATGAtgaaataataagttttgactaTCCACGCAGTGGTGAAGAGGTGGTGGTGTCGGGAAGGATCAAGGACGCAATGAGGGCTCAATGCGTGCCCCAGATTGTAGGGGCCTGGTATGATATTGTTTCCATGTATAAAAATATGGACACTGAGTTGTGTGCAAGTGTTTTGGATTCAATGAGGGGGTATGTTTTGTGGATTGATATTGGATTGATTGCAAATAATACATTTACCCGATTATTGTTTGAATTAATGTTGGTTGATGGATTGCCGGATCAACTACGTGCTTCTGCTGCTGGTGTTGTTCTTGCGGTTGTTTCAAAAAGGATGGATCCCAAACCAAAGCTTGCCATTCTGCAGAGCCTTCAAATATCAAGAGTTTTTGGATTAGTAGCAGATGATACTGACTTGGAGTTCATGTCCAGTTTAGCTTCTTTGCTCACGGGATATGCCTCTGAGGTTTTAGAATGTTTTAAGCACTTGACCACCGAGGATGGCAAGGAGATCTCGTTGGATCTCCTGAATGGGGTTTTACCTTCAGTTTTTCATGTCTTgcagaattgtgaagttgattCGGCTTTCAGCATTGTGCAGTTTCTCTCATGTTATGTTGGTACAATGAAGAGCCATTCAACATTGACAGAGACACAGCTGCTTCACCTGGGAAAGATCTTGGAAGTGATCCGGTCATTGATTCAGTTTGATCCCATGTATCGTAATAATCTGGACATATTGGACAAGATTGGGAGGGAAGAAGAAGATAGGATGGTGGAGTTTCGGAAGGATATATTTGTATTGCTTCGCAATATAGGTCGTGTTGCACCTGATGTAACCCATATGTTTATCAGAAACTCATTGGATCGAGCTGTTTCATCCTCTGAGGATAGAAACACTGAAGAAGTGGAAGCAGCTCTTTCTTTGTTTTATGCACTTGGAGAATCATTAAATGATGATGCACTGAGAACTGGCAATGGTGTACTAGGAGAATTGGTCCCGATGCTTTTATCCACAAGATTTCCATGCCATTCTAATAGGCTTGTTGCACTGGTGTATTTGGAGACGATAACAAGATATATGAAGTTTGTGCAGGAGAACAGTCAATATATTCTGATGGTATTGGGCGCCTTTCTCGATGAGAGAGGTATACACCATCCAAATGTCAATGTGAGTCGAAGAGCGAGCTATCTTTTCATGAGGTGTGTGAAATTGCTTAAAGCAAAGCTTGTACCTTACATTGAGACAATCTTGCAG AGTCTACAGGACACCGTGGCCCAATTTACAAGACTGAACAATTCATCGAAGCCATCCTCAGGGGCTGAAGATGGAAGCCATATCTATGAG GCAATAGGTTTGTTGATTGGGATGGAAAATGTATCTCCAGAGAAGCAATTGGAATATCTTTCTTCACTGCTTACTCCACTTTGTCAGCAG GTTGACGTCGTCCTCTCCAATGCCAAATCCGAGGAATCTCTTTCATATGTAGGAAGCATCCAGCAAATAATTATAGCAATTAATGCTATTAGCAAG GGATTTAGTGAGCGTCTCGTTACTGCAAGTCGCCCAGCTGTCGGTCTCATGTTCAAACAG ACATTGGATATTCTTCTACAAGTACTTGTCGTCTTCCCAAAAGTTGAACCTGTGCGGTGTAAG GTTACATCTTTCATTCACCGTATGGTGGACACTCTAGGAGTTTCTGTATTCCCTTATCTTCCAAAGGCACTGGAACAGTTGCTTCCAGAAAGTGAG CCAAGGGAACTGGTGGGTTTTTTGGTATTGCTTAATCAGCTCATCTGCAAATTTAATATCGGGGTTCATGGCATATTGGAAGAAGTCTACCCTGTTATTGCTGGCAGGGCATTCAATATTCTCCCCAGGACTGATGTTTTATCAGGATCTGGTGGCGGATGTACTGAG GAAATCCGTGAATTGCAAGATCTTCAGAGAACCTTTTTTACATTCCTACATGTGATTGCTATGCATGATCtttcatcagtttttctctctCCAAAAAGTAGAGGATACTTGGATTTGATGATGCAGTTGCTGTTATACACATGCTGTAATCATAAGGATATTCTGATAAAAAAG GCATGTGTTCAGATAATTGTCAGGCTAATCAAAGATTGGTGTACTGGTTCTTGTGACAAAGAGAAG GTACCTGGTTTCCAGAGTTTCATAATTGAGGCCTTTGCAACAAATTGCTGCCTGCTTAGTGTGCTTGATAAATCCTTCGAGTTTCGCGATGCAAATACC CTGGTCTTGTTTGGAGAACTTGTGTTGGCTCAAAAGGTCATGTATGAGACATTTGGCAACGATTTCATTGTTCATTTTGTTTCAAAAGGCTTATCAAATGTGCATTGCCCTCAAGACTTGGCTGAGCAGTACTACAAAAAGCTGCAG GAAAACGATGTTAAGGAGTTGAAATCTTTCTTCCAGTCACTCATTGAAAAGTTGAGACTCCAACAAAATGGCAGCTTGGTGTTCAGATAA